DNA from Rhipicephalus microplus isolate Deutch F79 chromosome 5, USDA_Rmic, whole genome shotgun sequence:
GTCTGACCCTCACATGGCAGCTTGACTGTTACACAAACCAACATGAACCCTGTAACACACAATGCCTCCCTAATTTTTTCCCCTCATTATTAAAAGGGCACCCAAGGAAAAGATAATTTTTCTCCTATTGATAAATTGCAGCTTGGCAATACCAACGTCCCCATGCTTGTTATAAATATACATTGGGTAAGtgagaaaacacacaaaaataaaatgcGAGTGGTGCTGCTACCTTAATATTCCCGCACTGATCACTGCGCTGAGTAGATTTTGAGGGCTTCTCCTAGGGCCCGTATTGTTTTAGTCCACAAAAATGACGTGCTTTATCCCCTGAAGCTCCCAGAGTGTAGTCTCGAATATTTCGTTGATTCAATGCTGCCTGAATATCAAAAATACGCTTTGAAATCCATGACGTAGGCGCAAAAGTTTTGGCACAAAAGTTAAAGACAAAGCTTTCACTTTGATTTTTTGCTGTATTATAAACATATCAAGGTGAAATGAACATTATTATAGTTTTCAGAGTACGACTTATCAATGCAAACCGTTTCATTGTTTTGCTTTAGTGTCATTTTAAAAATATGGTGTAGCGTGTAGCTTGCCTCAGGCCTAGCGTGTTGGAGAGGAGCCATGTGGACCAGCAGTTTGACACAGTCAAACAGGCGTAACACAACACCAGGCTCTGGCCCAGGGCACGGAGCCACGACCAGAATCCGAGACCAGCAAGGAGTCCAGGCTCGAGGCTCCTGGCGTATGCCTCGTACCCAATCCATGGCCCGAACGGGGCCGAACCCACGTGCAGCAGGTAGCCAAACATGGCAGAGGGAGTGGGTGTTGCGAGTCGGCCACAGTCCATGTCAATGGCTAGGGACACCAGCTTCATGCACAGAACCAGCTGACAGCCTGCGTACAAAGCGACAACAAAAACTTAGAAAAACTTCAAGATAGATTTACCAGCACAAAAGGACGAAAAAATTGAGAATAAACACACATACAGCATTGATAGGACTATGCGTGTGTGTTCCTTCTTAAGTGTTTCATCTTTTTGCATCGGTAAATCTATCTCACTCATGAACCAACTCGTCCGAGCAGCAATGGCAGCAAAGTTGCATAGACTCGGCAATACAGATCTTGGCACAGTTGCAAATATAAATGTCAATGCTTCCTTACCTCGGACCTGGTGCCAAGACTTGGGCTCAACAAGCCACAGCTCACTGCAAGGAAAATTTCAGGTGGTCGTTAAGTCTTGTCACTTCAATGACTACTACGTGCTAGTTAGTAAAGTTCTACGTTTTACTAGCAGTATGCCGAAAGTTGACACTGAAAAAGAAACATACAAAGAGAAGTGGTATAACTTAGATCAATCTTAATCCTATGAAGCGCAATAAATGCTCCACACGGCTGCTGGAACTTTCTTGCATCACCGAGCTTGCTCCTTTCGGTATTCAATAAAATGTGGAAGACTTTGTCCCACATTGCAACAGTATCTGACCCACTCGAACGAACACTCAATGCTCACCATTGGCACAAAAAAGCACCAACTGCTATGCAGGCAGACTATTGCACTTCAATTGCAGAGCATGATACATTATCAGGACATCAGGCAATATGACATTTTATTCGCACTtctcttcattatatatatatgtgtatatatatatatatatatatatatatatatatatatatatatatatatatatatatacatacacagcTCACATTATAATAGTCTACAAATTGCACTGACAACAAATTTAATAAGATATAGCCTTCATCAGAGTGACTGTGTATGGCAAAATATTCGTCAGAAGTGATATAAAGGAACATTATTTAAAAAGAAAGCTTAATTTACCATTGTTTCAGTGTTTGCTCTCTTCCTTGCCAATGATGCACAAAAATGGCAAATTTAAGTTGCGTGTCCTATGAGCACCCGTATCTCAAAGGGGATATAGAACATGAATACACATATGTTGGAGCCTGGCATGCCACTTGAAAATGTAAAAAGCAATATTCAACTCAGAGCAAATAATACGATCTATCCTAGGAATGTTACTGCCAGAAAGCAGCCGTGTAAATCGAGAGCTTTGTCACATGTGTGCTCCAGCTCTGTTGCTTCAACTACATAGCCACAGAAAGTTATCTACAGGTGAGACTACGTGGCTCGACTGCATCACTCACCAGGCAATGACAAAGACGGCCACCAGAGAGGCACACGAGAGGCCATGGTGTCGAGGCAATGATGTCAGCACGGCCGTTCCCAGTAGTGCCAGGCCAACCACATAAGCTGCCAGGTGCCCGACCAGACCATACAGGCAGCATACGCCAAGGAGTGCGGACAGCGCATGCACCCACACACTGCCAACCGGTAGAAGTCCTGCAATATCGCAAAAATGTTTAAGGTATTCCGGCATTAGAAGAAGGTGTGAAATGTAGGTTAAGTTGAATGCCTTAGCCCAGCAGCATAGAAGCAAAACAACCACTATGAAGAGTTGTGTCGTTTCATGCatacaagaaagaaaatgcaAAGCTCAATGTTTGTGCGTTAAAGGCGGGAAAAACCACAGTAAGCTTTGAAGATCCAAGGCGATGGGCACATCGACAATTGAATGAAGGGTTAAGCCGTGCTCCGAGAAATTGCCTGTAGTTGTGTACAACTTTACAAGGCAGCGGGGATTCCTCGAATGTGTGAACGCGGGCCTGCAATAAGAGCGTACTCTAAACTGACAACACTAGCCGGATTGCCAGTAACTACGCCACATGGTTCACGAGCCAGACTATTTCATTAGTTGCGATCAGTCATCCGGGCAGGGCCTGACCTGACAGTTCAGTTGTACCTGACTACGGCGTCTGCAAAGCTCATAAATCCTGTGCAAATGTTTTTGAGTTCAGTTGCGCGCAGTACTTGCAAGACATGGGTCATAGTTTGTTTTATGCCACGACTACATTGAAACTAGATTCCACTTTCACGCTTAAATATATACTCAGAAGTGTAGGAAATAGAGGCAAGAATACAGGTTAGGGTAAAGAGAAGAAACAGCATAAACGATAAAGGAAGAAgagagcaaaacaggcatgatttgtttcaatgaagaaatatTGAAAAGGGAAAGAGATCAATCATTCAAAAACAAATtcagaaaagtagaaaaaaagcTCAGTGGTAAAGGAACATGGTGACAGACAATTTTACTTCCTTTTGCGGCCATAGTACACCAATGTCTCATTACATAATCTCATCTAAATGCCAACAACGTGCAATGTTTTAGCAGATCTTACGTCAGTGCTCTTTTAATGCTTTACGTAAATTGCCTCTAGTGTCATATGGCCCATGTAAACCACATAACATAAAACAACAGTTAAATAGTTAATTTACAGAAGTTGGAGCCACTCGCAATAAGTAAATACTTATGCTTAACTTGTTtgctgactgttttttttttctttttaaaacatcaaggtggtctggtgcttatggtACTTGACTGCTGATCATAACTCAGCGCGATCGGCTAccggccacggcggccacattttcggcGGAGGCTAAAATGCTTTGCGCTCATGCATTTAGATTGTGGTTTTGGGAAGCGCGGTGAactcaacaattattattaaacGCTGGTTTTCTTCAACTGAGCCACGAACCGCATTCGTACGCGCCCAACTTCAGCCTATTTCCAACACCACCTGCTCGTGATGTTCGAGTTTTATTCGTAACCCAACGACTAGCGCATAATTAAACATGCGTTTGacatggtagttttttttttgggggggggggggtagggggggCACATGATTTATGGAATACCTAGCTCATTCCCGAAAGTGGGTGCGTGCTACTGTCAGAGATTTTACGTGCACGACTACGTCACCACAACACCGCGCCTCTTCGGTTGAATAGCGCAGCTTCACACACTCCCACTACTCCAACACAGGCACCAAATTGCGGTATTAATACCATGCTGGGTACAACCAGGACGAAGGTGCGTGAAgcaatacaaataaaaaagaacagtgcGAAAAGGCCGTCGTCGCATAGAAAGCTTTTCCATTCACAAAAGTCTAAAGCGAAGTGACGGTGTAAATACTCACTGGTGCTGACGATTGTCCTAAGGAGCAGGCAGGCGGGCAGTAAAATAACTGCCGCGCGAAGTCCATCACGCAGACTGGGCGCTAGGCAATCGTTGTAGAGATCGCTGAGTGAGACATCGGGAGCTGTGACGACTTCGTCATCATCGAAATAGTACTCCTCGTCAGGCAGCCCGTCCCCGTCGTCATAGTCAAAATCCATCTGTCGCGCGGTTAGGATACACAATCATTA
Protein-coding regions in this window:
- the por gene encoding protein-serine O-palmitoleoyltransferase por yields the protein MDFDYDDGDGLPDEEYYFDDDEVVTAPDVSLSDLYNDCLAPSLRDGLRAAVILLPACLLLRTIVSTRLLPVGSVWVHALSALLGVCCLYGLVGHLAAYVVGLALLGTAVLTSLPRHHGLSCASLVAVFVIACELWLVEPKSWHQVRGCQLVLCMKLVSLAIDMDCGRLATPTPSAMFGYLLHVGSAPFGPWIGYEAYARSLEPGLLAGLGFWSWLRALGQSLVLCYACLTVSNCWSTWLLSNTLGLRWLAAYRDALSFRFSHYFVTFLSEASAVASGASNEGTWALQLCSPLEVELPRSLVQVVVHWNRAMHNWLKHYVFQVTRPHLGNLGSLLLTYATSALLHGLNFQLAAVLLSLALYSYAEYVLRQKLSQVYDACIGARPCRPDCDKHKLQANHWGVRSANLALGFLAAFHLAYLGLMFDSEPQQEQGYSMQHTLGKWSELQFASHWVALATFGVHLLI